The following are encoded together in the Apodemus sylvaticus chromosome 11, mApoSyl1.1, whole genome shotgun sequence genome:
- the Mtmr3 gene encoding myotubularin-related protein 3 isoform X5, producing MGFDMNNAWRISNINEKYKLCGSYPQELIVPAWITDKELESVAGFRSWKRIPAVIYRHQSNGAVIARCGQPEVSWWGWRNADDEHLVQSMAKACASDSQSSVSKVSTRNSCRDFPNAGDLSDVEFDSSLSNASGAESLALQPQKLLILDARSYAAAVANRAKGGGCECPEYYPNCEVVFMGMANIHSIRRSFQSLRLLCTQMPDPGNWLSALESTKWLHHLSVLLKSALLVVHAVHRDQRPVLVHCSDGWDRTPQIVALAKLLLDPYYRTIEGFQVLVEMEWLDFGHKFADRCGHGENSDDLNERCPVFLQWLDCVHQLQRQFPCSFEFNEAFLVKLVQHTYSCLFGTFLCNNAKERGEKQTQERTCSVWSLLRAGNKAFKNLLYSSQSEAVLYPVCHVRNLMLWSAVYLPCPSPSTPTDDSCAPYPAPGTSPEEPPLSRLPKTRSFDNLTTTCENMVPLASRRSSDPSLNEKWQEHGRSLELGSFAGAGEEVPAMDSLRKPSRLLGGAELSVAAGVAEGQMENILQEATKEESGVEEPARREHTEVPEVKEEAPLAKERRMVAEGPVVLYQEPQLDDATLRSPLGPSLSLFSQGIPEHQDGHSVLSSSLQAPLRGEDSQEVPVEQPQVENIAEDREKVAPAVPVDVKVGLGTSQSSSLPPSQVLFETRGPYTNSSVHMLLEDKVKSESGPQFHHRPCLTSSGRFSGKDMLPVVPEPRSAERPQWDSVLHRTSSPGNTLSLMQAPCALPLDKCRQGIVCNGALETENKASEQPTGFDTLLKYPTPNGHCANGEAGRSKDSLSHQLSATSCSSAHLYSRNLHHKWLNSHSGRPSTTSSPDQPSRSHLDDDGMPVYTDTIQQRLRQIESGHQQEVETLKKQVQELKSRLESQYLTSSLRFNGDFGDEVTSIPDSESNLDQNCLSRCSTEIFSEASWEQVDKQDTEMTRWLPDHLAAHCYACDSAFWLASRKHHCRDTDRVDQTWNCGNVFCSSCCNQKVPVPSQQLFEPSRVCKSCYSSLHPTSSSIDLELDKPIAASSN from the exons GCACCAGAGCAATGGAGCTGTAATTGCCCGCTGTGGACAACCAGAGGTTAGCTGGTGGGGCTGGCGCAATGCTGATGATGAACATCTGGTGCAGTCAATGGCCAAAGCGTGTGCTTCCGACTCTCAGTCAAGTGTCAGCAAGGTTTCCACTCGGAACAGTTGTCGAGACTTTCCCAATGCAGGGGATCTTTCTGATGTGGAGTTTG ATTCCTCTCTGTCAAATGCTTCAGGAGCAGAAAGTTTAGCTCTCCAGCCACAGAAGCTTTTGATCTTGGATGCACGCTCCTATGCAGCAGCTGTGGCAAATCGAGCCAAAGGAGGAGGCTGTGAGTGCCCAG AGTATTATCCAAACTGTGAAGTTGTGTTTATGGGGATGGCAAACATACATTCTATCCGGAGGAGTTTCCAGTCTCTGCGACTGCTGTGCACACAGATGCCAGACCCTGGGAA ttgGCTTTCTGCTCTCGAAAGTACAAAGTGGCTCCACCACCTGTCTGTGCTTCTGAAGTCGGCACTGCTCGTGGTGCACGCTGTGCACCGGGATCAGCGGCCAGTATTGGTGCACTGCTCAGATGGCTGGGATCGCACTCCCCAGATTGTGGCCCTGGCTAAGCTCCTGCTGGACCCTTACTACCGAACCATAGAG GGTTTCCAAGTCCTTGTGGAGATGGAATGGCTCGATTTTGGCCATAAGTTTGCTGACCGGTGTGGTCATGGGGAGAACTCAGATGATCTGAACGAGCGTTGCCCAGTGTTTCTACAATGGCTTGATTGTGTTCATCAACTTCAGAGGCAATTTCCTTGCTCTTTTGAGTTCAATGAAGCATTCCTT GTGAAACTGGTACAGCATACCTATTCCTGTCTCTTTGGAACATTCCTGTGCAACAACGccaaagagagaggggaaaagcaGACTCAGGAACGGACGTGCTCTGTGTGGTCGCTTCTTCGAGCAGGCAACAAGGCTTTCAAAAACCTACTGTATTCATCTCAGTCAGAAGCC gtgcTCTACCCCGTGTGCCACGTGCGGAATCTGATGCTGTGGAGTGCAGTGTACCTTCCCTGCCCATCCCCATCGACCCCCACAGACGACAGTTGTGCCCCATACCCAGCCCCAGGCACCAGCCCTGAGGAGCCTCCACTGAGCCG GCTACCCAAGACTAGATCATTTGACAATCTGACCACAACCTGCGAAAACATGGTGCCACTAGCCAGCCGGCGCAGCAGTGACCCCAGCCTGAATGAGAAGTGGCAGGAGCACGGGCGCTCGCTGGAGCTGGGCAGCTTTGCAGGCGCTGGGGAAGAGGTGCCTGCTATGGACAGCCTGCGCAAGCCCAGCAGGCTGCTCGGAGGGGCTGAGCTGTCTGTGGCAGCTGGTGTGGCTGAAGGGCAGATGGAGAACATTTTGCAAGAGGCCACCAAAGAGGAGAGTGGGGTAGAAGAGCCTGCCCGCAGGGAGCACACTGAGGTGCCAGAGGTCAAAGAGGAGGCACCCCTAGCAAAAGAGAGGAGGATGGTGGCTGAGGGCCCCGTTGTACTTTACCAAGAACCACAGCTGGATGACGCTACTTTAAGAAGCCCTCTAGGCCCCAGCCTGTCTTTGTTCTCCCAGGGTATTCCTGAACATCAGGATGGGCACAGTGTTCTCTCCAGTTCACTCCAAGCTCCTCTCAGGGGAGAGGACTCCCAGGAGGTCCCTGTAGAACAGCCTCAAGTAGAGAATATTGCAGAGGACAGGGAGAAAGTAGCTCCTGCTGTCCCAGTAGATGTAAAAGTTGGCCTTGGTACCTCACAGTCTAGTTCTCTGCCGCCTTCCCAAGTCCTGTTTGAGACAAGAGGACCATACACGAACAGCTCTGTGCACATGTTACTAGAAGATAAGGTGAAGTCAGAAAGTGGGCCCCAGTTCCATCACAGACCTTGCCTGACAAGCAGTGGTAGATTCAGTGGCAAGGACATGCTTCCTGTAGTACCAGAGCCCAGGTCTGCGGAGAGGCCCCAGTGGGACTCTGTGCTACACAGGACTTCATCCCCTGGCAACACCCTCAGCCTGATGCAGGCTCCTTGTGCCTTGCCGTTAGATAAATGTAGACAGGGAATTGTGTGCAACGGTGCCCTAGAGACTGAAAACAAGGCCTCCGAACAGCCTACAGGCTTTGACACCCTTCTGAAGTACCCCACACCCAATGGGCATTGTGCCAATGGGGAGGCTGGGAGGAGTAAGGACTCACTGAGCCACCAGCTGTCTGCCACAAGCTGTAGCTCTGCTCACTTGTACTCAAGGAACTTGCACCACAAGTGGCTGAATAGCCACTCAGGGAGGCCTTCCACTACCAGCAGCCCTGACCAGCCTTCCCGCAGCCACCTGGATGATGATGGCATGCCTGTGTACACGGACACAATCCAGCAGCGCCTGCGGCAGATAGAGTCTGGTCACCAGCAGGAAGTGGAGACCTTGAAGAAACAAGTCCAGGAGTTGAAGAGTCGCCTGGAGAGCCAGTACCTGACTAGCTCTCTGCGCTTCAACGGAGACTTTGGAGATGAAGTG ACTTCAATCCCTGACTCGGAAAGCAATCTGGATCAGAACTGTTTGTCTCGCTGCAGCACAGAGATTTTCTCTGAAGCCAGTTGGGAGCAGGTGGATAAACAGGACACAGAG ATGACCCGTTGGCTACCTGACCACCTGGCTGCCCACTGCTATGCCTGTGACAGTGCCTTCTGGCTCGCCAGTAGGAAGCACCACTGCAG GGACACTGACCGTGTTGATCAAACGTG GAATTGTGGGAACGTATTCTGCTCCAGTTGTTGTAACCAGAAGGTTCCGGTTCCTAGCCAGCAGCTCTTTGAACCCAGTCGAGTGTGCAAGTCTTGCTATAGCAGCCTCCATCCTACAAGCTCCAGCATTGACCTTGAACTGGATAAGCCTATTGCTGCCTCTTCAAACTGA